One Paenibacillus sp. FSL H7-0737 DNA segment encodes these proteins:
- a CDS encoding SMI1/KNR4 family protein: MLFWKKETQIDRIKNKLEKAMRKDTAFLVFGASSHKYKVYEVLTAKELADWQAKNQVTLPEPYAQFLTKVGNGGAGPYYGIYSIEKATSYTERNAFTTKCVIHPRMTKEKWNHLIEPLISDEDISDPEYDAARDRVMGGMLCIGTQGCEYDMYLVLEGKHRGKIIYTAVFYPDHPFFFVYEDNFLDWYERWLDEIILDYDIAWFGSRMPGDENALIQVYQNAPNEEIKSKALDGMFKFKKISQPTIDFLRSVAEQRQNDRTTSIQLICKTSFDAGRVYLLELLYSERNEDFLQALMILNWYGKSFDLAEFIKVILQSLDRVHDSETLRHVGYVLESSGAITLQNFASFLCHTDSNIQSAAIYATRNCNDKSESWEIIEQMLVGGDKEVVKNTILFWGVIPHEKLLRHYKVAWPEYKSNINFKEKFTDCLKKLNLPDDYFDKE; this comes from the coding sequence ATGTTGTTTTGGAAGAAAGAAACACAAATTGATCGAATAAAAAACAAACTCGAAAAGGCCATGCGCAAAGATACGGCTTTTTTGGTGTTTGGAGCATCTTCACATAAATACAAGGTTTATGAAGTGCTTACAGCAAAAGAGCTTGCGGACTGGCAAGCAAAGAATCAAGTCACACTTCCGGAGCCTTATGCCCAGTTTTTAACGAAAGTCGGAAATGGAGGTGCCGGGCCTTATTACGGGATTTATTCGATTGAAAAAGCAACTTCCTATACCGAAAGAAATGCATTCACTACAAAATGCGTTATACACCCGAGAATGACAAAAGAAAAATGGAACCATCTGATCGAGCCACTGATCAGTGATGAAGACATCTCCGACCCGGAATACGACGCCGCCCGTGATAGGGTGATGGGCGGCATGTTGTGCATTGGTACACAAGGCTGTGAATACGATATGTATCTCGTACTTGAAGGGAAACACAGGGGGAAAATCATTTACACTGCAGTTTTTTATCCTGATCATCCCTTTTTCTTTGTCTATGAAGACAACTTTCTGGACTGGTATGAGCGCTGGCTGGACGAAATTATTCTGGATTATGATATCGCGTGGTTTGGCAGTAGAATGCCGGGCGATGAAAATGCGTTGATACAGGTTTATCAAAACGCCCCAAACGAAGAAATCAAATCAAAAGCGCTTGATGGAATGTTCAAGTTTAAGAAAATCTCGCAGCCAACCATTGATTTTTTAAGGAGCGTTGCTGAGCAAAGACAAAATGATCGCACCACATCCATTCAGCTAATCTGCAAAACCTCTTTTGATGCGGGAAGAGTCTATCTTCTGGAGCTGTTGTATTCTGAAAGAAATGAAGATTTTTTACAAGCTTTAATGATTCTGAATTGGTACGGTAAATCTTTTGATTTAGCGGAATTTATAAAAGTGATATTGCAAAGTCTTGACAGGGTTCACGATTCGGAAACGTTACGTCATGTGGGGTATGTTTTGGAATCTTCCGGCGCGATTACACTTCAGAACTTTGCGTCCTTTTTGTGCCACACCGACTCGAATATTCAATCTGCCGCAATCTATGCCACACGCAATTGCAATGACAAATCGGAAAGTTGGGAAATCATTGAACAGATGTTAGTGGGTGGCGATAAGGAGGTTGTGAAAAACACTATTTTATTTTGGGGCGTTATCCCTCATGAGAAGTTATTGCGTCATTATAAGGTTGCATGGCCGGAATATAAAAGCAATATTAATTTCAAAGAAAAATTTACAGATTGTTTGAAAAAATTAAATTTGCCAGATGATTATTTTGACAAAGAATAA
- a CDS encoding LysR family transcriptional regulator produces MDLTYLRTFREVAKRQSFTRAAEELGYAQSSVTMQIQKIEKEYGVPLIERHGRQLRLTPPGEELLKLFVEILDLYDRSKETIAQQIGGTLTIGTIDSLAAFYLPPYLQQLRTKFPKLDIHLQTMQEANLLAKIKDGEVDIGLMLDRTTTDSLLDRTIIRDEPLVLIAPINHPLAQMDTVTLQDLNNCELIVSEESCIYRSLFENLLKEHGIIFRIGFELSNLEAIKRCVMNGLGIALLPKIVAEEEIERGNLAELPFAHQEIHFDLQLLMHPKKWKSQPLQFLTQMLLANH; encoded by the coding sequence ATGGATTTAACCTATTTACGAACATTCCGCGAGGTAGCTAAGCGTCAGAGCTTTACACGGGCTGCTGAAGAGCTGGGTTACGCGCAGTCGAGTGTTACGATGCAAATACAGAAAATAGAGAAGGAATACGGAGTGCCATTGATAGAAAGGCATGGTCGACAGTTGCGTCTTACCCCGCCTGGAGAAGAGTTGTTGAAGCTATTCGTGGAGATTTTGGATCTGTATGATCGTTCTAAAGAAACCATCGCCCAGCAAATTGGAGGTACGCTAACGATTGGTACGATTGATTCATTAGCTGCTTTCTACTTGCCACCCTACTTACAGCAGTTGAGGACGAAATTTCCGAAACTTGATATCCATCTACAAACGATGCAGGAAGCTAACCTCTTGGCCAAAATAAAAGATGGGGAAGTAGACATCGGTTTGATGCTCGATCGTACCACTACGGATTCTTTGCTTGATCGTACGATCATTAGAGATGAACCGCTCGTGTTGATAGCTCCCATTAACCATCCCCTTGCCCAGATGGATACAGTAACGTTACAGGATCTAAATAACTGCGAATTAATTGTTTCTGAAGAGAGCTGTATTTATCGGAGTCTGTTCGAGAATTTGTTAAAAGAGCACGGGATTATATTCCGCATTGGTTTTGAGCTTTCGAATCTAGAAGCGATCAAACGATGTGTTATGAATGGGTTAGGGATTGCATTATTACCTAAAATTGTTGCAGAGGAAGAAATTGAGCGAGGGAACTTGGCTGAGCTGCCCTTCGCACATCAAGAAATTCATTTTGATCTGCAGCTTTTGATGCATCCTAAGAAGTGGAAGTCTCAGCCATTGCAATTTCTAACGCAAATGTTACTTGCAAATCATTAG
- a CDS encoding VOC family protein has protein sequence MNNHAQSIVNSSATSPIKNLIGSVFIPVHDIEKARSWYCQVLGLQEADHPIMNGHLCPLTMQGSTGIILDTMPMWGGLEPEGAPPITTPALMLITDDLQASFNYIKELGVEIVTEIQDQQWFVVKDPDGNKLMICK, from the coding sequence ATGAATAATCACGCGCAGTCCATTGTAAATTCTTCAGCAACAAGTCCCATTAAGAATTTGATTGGCAGTGTATTTATCCCCGTACACGATATTGAAAAAGCCCGTAGCTGGTATTGCCAAGTCCTAGGACTCCAGGAAGCAGATCATCCGATTATGAACGGTCATTTATGCCCGTTAACTATGCAAGGAAGCACTGGGATCATTCTGGACACCATGCCCATGTGGGGAGGTTTAGAGCCTGAAGGGGCTCCTCCAATCACAACACCTGCTCTTATGCTTATAACCGATGATTTGCAAGCCTCTTTCAACTACATAAAGGAGCTCGGTGTAGAGATAGTAACCGAAATTCAAGATCAGCAATGGTTTGTGGTGAAAGACCCTGATGGGAATAAACTAATGATTTGCAAGTAA
- a CDS encoding endonuclease V, whose product MIIAVDVYYEENKAKSVGVIFQCWEDSKPLEVIMSYTENPHKYETGFFYKRELPCIQELLKLTDINQIHTIVVDGYVYLNNEKKPGLGHYVYTNFSGEIPVIGVAKNAFHDNEAFVKKLYRGNSSKPLYITSVGMELAVAAEHIQSMYGEYRFPHLLKLLDKQTKEARL is encoded by the coding sequence ATGATCATCGCTGTCGATGTGTATTATGAGGAAAATAAAGCGAAATCAGTGGGGGTTATTTTTCAATGTTGGGAAGATTCTAAACCACTCGAAGTCATCATGTCTTATACGGAAAACCCTCACAAATACGAAACGGGTTTTTTCTATAAACGAGAGCTCCCTTGCATACAGGAACTGTTGAAACTTACTGACATAAATCAAATACATACCATTGTTGTGGATGGCTATGTGTACTTAAACAATGAGAAAAAGCCCGGGCTCGGACATTATGTTTACACAAATTTTTCAGGGGAAATTCCAGTGATCGGTGTTGCAAAAAATGCCTTTCACGACAACGAAGCCTTTGTCAAAAAGCTTTACCGAGGCAACAGCTCCAAGCCTTTGTATATAACCTCTGTCGGCATGGAGCTAGCAGTCGCTGCCGAGCACATACAGAGTATGTACGGAGAATACCGATTTCCGCATCTGCTGAAATTGCTGGATAAGCAAACGAAGGAAGCCCGGCTATAA
- a CDS encoding DEAD/DEAH box helicase, translated as MTFNELNIMPAILKALTKENYTSPTPIQEQSIPAVLAGRDLLGCAQTGTGKTAAFSVPIIQLLSEQSSPNKSSNVRRIRSLILTPTRELAIQIADNIKAYSQFTDIRSAAIVGGVSQKVQERALNQGADILIATPGRLIDLINQKRVDLQYVQILVLDEADRMLDMGFIHDVKRIIAKMPTKKQTLFFSATMPTEISKLIKTLLVNPVKVEITPVSSTADRIDQSIYLLENGNKQNQLNLLLQDKSIISALVFTRTKRGADRVTRDLAKVNISAQAIHGNKSQNDRQNALRNFKSGATRVLVATDIAARGIDIDELSHVINFNLPNIPETYVHRIGRTGRAGLSGTAISFCESEELPFLKDIEKLIGKSIPEVKDHPYPMSRKTQMKTERSSKPSGSRSASSKPSTSRPSTAKPAGAKPAASKPAASKPAASKPAKAKPKSNPPLKPKSEWFTKGRQTSSR; from the coding sequence ATGACATTTAACGAACTGAATATTATGCCTGCGATTTTAAAGGCTTTAACCAAAGAAAACTATACATCACCTACACCTATACAGGAGCAATCGATCCCAGCTGTATTAGCAGGTAGAGATTTACTTGGATGTGCTCAAACGGGAACAGGAAAGACAGCTGCTTTTTCTGTACCTATCATTCAATTATTAAGCGAACAATCAAGTCCCAATAAATCAAGCAATGTGCGACGCATTCGCTCGCTGATCTTAACACCGACAAGAGAACTAGCGATTCAAATTGCTGATAACATAAAAGCGTATAGCCAATTCACAGATATCCGCTCTGCTGCCATCGTTGGCGGTGTATCACAGAAAGTGCAAGAGCGTGCCTTGAATCAAGGTGCTGATATTCTAATTGCTACTCCAGGTAGACTTATCGACCTGATCAATCAAAAACGTGTAGACTTACAGTATGTCCAAATTCTTGTCTTGGATGAGGCTGACCGCATGCTAGATATGGGCTTCATCCATGATGTGAAGCGAATTATCGCCAAAATGCCAACGAAGAAACAAACACTGTTCTTCTCGGCAACGATGCCTACTGAGATCTCCAAATTGATCAAAACCTTGCTTGTGAATCCAGTAAAAGTAGAAATCACACCCGTGTCATCTACTGCGGATAGAATCGATCAATCGATCTATTTATTAGAGAATGGAAATAAGCAGAATCAATTGAATCTTTTGTTACAGGATAAATCAATCATTTCTGCGCTGGTGTTTACTCGTACAAAACGTGGTGCGGACCGTGTTACACGCGATCTAGCGAAAGTGAACATTTCTGCACAGGCCATTCATGGCAATAAATCGCAGAATGATCGTCAGAATGCATTGCGGAATTTTAAAAGTGGTGCAACCCGCGTTCTTGTAGCTACAGATATCGCCGCGCGAGGAATTGATATTGATGAGTTATCTCATGTAATCAACTTCAACTTGCCGAATATTCCAGAAACCTATGTGCACCGGATCGGTCGTACGGGTAGAGCTGGGTTAAGCGGAACGGCAATATCTTTTTGCGAATCTGAAGAGCTTCCGTTCCTTAAAGATATCGAGAAATTGATCGGAAAATCGATTCCAGAAGTGAAGGATCATCCGTATCCGATGTCTCGTAAAACGCAAATGAAGACAGAAAGATCTTCGAAACCGTCAGGTTCGAGATCTGCATCTTCTAAACCATCGACTTCCAGACCATCAACAGCTAAACCAGCGGGGGCAAAACCAGCGGCATCTAAACCTGCGGCATCTAAACCTGCGGCATCTAAACCTGCCAAAGCAAAACCTAAGTCTAACCCTCCATTAAAGCCAAAGTCCGAGTGGTTCACTAAAGGAAGACAAACGAGCAGCAGATAA
- a CDS encoding phosphotransferase, whose translation MMNNRFSMPSKLVNQSELLKTTIIEKGRHYQSLHILEFDNSVKYVLKEKNVKDSGSLMDEAERLKWVNDVIPSPKVISYQLENGKEYLVMTYIEGCTAEEYQQEEGDKSLGYILGKGLKTIHNVPIDNCFFNDFLPEKLIDMVKKNINERKHEVIEAINNSFPNHTIEQLIDFLEINKASTEELVFTHGDYGSGNVMINNGHIEAFIDLGGSGISDPYYDIYYLVKSLTYYTDRKEEIDEFMKGYGISELDENRMKFHQIIDTLLL comes from the coding sequence ATGATGAATAACCGATTCTCAATGCCAAGTAAATTAGTAAATCAGTCAGAATTACTTAAAACTACAATCATTGAAAAAGGAAGACATTATCAATCTTTGCACATTTTAGAGTTTGATAATTCTGTAAAATATGTACTGAAAGAAAAAAACGTTAAAGATTCTGGAAGTTTAATGGACGAAGCAGAAAGGCTGAAATGGGTAAATGATGTGATTCCTTCTCCTAAAGTAATAAGTTATCAGTTGGAGAATGGAAAGGAATATTTAGTTATGACCTATATAGAAGGTTGTACTGCGGAAGAATACCAGCAGGAAGAGGGAGATAAAAGTCTAGGCTATATTTTAGGAAAAGGTTTAAAAACAATACACAATGTTCCCATTGATAATTGCTTTTTCAATGATTTTTTGCCAGAAAAACTGATTGATATGGTCAAAAAAAATATTAATGAGAGAAAACATGAAGTCATAGAGGCTATTAATAACTCATTTCCCAATCATACTATTGAGCAACTGATTGATTTTTTGGAGATAAATAAAGCGTCGACAGAGGAATTAGTTTTTACCCATGGTGACTATGGATCTGGAAACGTTATGATAAATAATGGACATATTGAAGCATTTATTGATTTAGGAGGATCAGGGATATCAGATCCATACTATGATATTTATTATCTTGTAAAAAGTCTTACTTATTATACAGATAGGAAAGAAGAAATAGATGAGTTTATGAAAGGATATGGAATATCTGAATTAGACGAGAATAGAATGAAATTTCATCAAATCATCGATACTTTATTATTGTGA
- the pduL gene encoding phosphate propanoyltransferase, with amino-acid sequence MSKTVPVGVSARHIHLTQEHVEALFGPGYQLTEFKPLSQPGQFAANEQVAVIGSKGKFDKVRILGPARPASQLEISRTDSFALGVKAPVRESGNIEGTPGITLKGPAGEVELEQGVIIAARHIHFHTSEAEAWGIADKQLLKVRLGGDRGLVLENVIARVSDSFKLDMHIDTDEANAAGANNGDTAEIVD; translated from the coding sequence ATGAGTAAGACTGTACCCGTAGGTGTGTCGGCTAGACATATTCACCTTACGCAAGAGCACGTGGAGGCTCTGTTTGGCCCAGGATATCAATTAACTGAGTTCAAACCACTTTCCCAACCAGGACAATTTGCAGCAAATGAACAAGTAGCAGTTATCGGTAGCAAAGGTAAATTTGACAAGGTAAGAATTTTGGGACCTGCTCGTCCGGCTTCCCAATTAGAAATTTCCCGTACTGACTCCTTCGCACTTGGCGTGAAAGCTCCAGTTCGCGAATCTGGAAATATTGAAGGAACACCTGGCATTACGCTTAAAGGACCTGCTGGTGAAGTTGAATTAGAACAAGGCGTTATCATCGCAGCTCGTCACATTCACTTCCACACTTCTGAAGCTGAAGCTTGGGGCATTGCGGATAAGCAATTGCTTAAAGTTCGTCTCGGTGGCGACCGCGGTCTCGTATTGGAGAACGTAATTGCTCGTGTATCCGACAGCTTCAAACTTGATATGCATATTGATACTGACGAAGCTAATGCTGCTGGTGCCAACAATGGCGACACTGCTGAAATCGTAGACTAG
- the htpG gene encoding molecular chaperone HtpG: MAKKEFKAESKRLLEMMINSIYTQREIFLRELISNASDAIDKIYYKALADESLVFNKEDYYIKVTADKANRTLTISDTGIGMTQEELENNLGTIAKSGSLAFKKENEAKDGHNIIGQFGVGFYAAFMVADDVIVISKALGSDEAFKWESKGADGYTIEPVEKDSVGTEVILKIKENTEEDQYDEYLEEYRLKSIIKKYSDFIRFPIKMDVKEQKPKEGTENEFEEVVQEQTVNSMVPIWRKNKNELTTEDYDNFYAEKRYGFDKPLKHIHISADGAVVYNAILFIPENTPFDYYTKEYEKGLELYSNGVLIMNKCADLLPDYFSFVKGMVDSEDLSLNISREMLQHDRQLTLIAKNIKNKVKSQLQSLLKDEREKYEQFYNAFGRQLKFGVYNDYGMHKETLQDLLMFYSSKEKKLVTLDEYVSRMPEDQKYIYYASGESIDRIEKLPQTELVSDKGYEILYFTDDIDEFSIKMIMSYKEKEFKSVSSGDLGIEADEADKPTEAEENENKELFEAMKDILSGKVKNVKASKRLKTHPVCLSAEGELTIEMEKILKSMPNGQEVQADKVLEINIHHEVFQSLKAAAENDKEKLGLYTNLLYNQALLIEGLQVSDPVQFTNDICKIMK, from the coding sequence ATGGCCAAAAAAGAGTTTAAAGCCGAATCGAAAAGATTGCTGGAAATGATGATTAACTCCATTTATACACAACGGGAAATTTTTCTGCGCGAGTTGATTTCTAATGCAAGTGATGCAATTGATAAGATCTATTACAAAGCATTAGCTGATGAAAGCCTGGTCTTCAATAAAGAAGATTATTATATTAAAGTGACTGCCGATAAGGCGAACAGAACTTTGACGATCTCCGATACAGGTATCGGGATGACACAAGAAGAGCTGGAGAATAACTTAGGAACAATCGCGAAGAGTGGATCTCTTGCATTTAAGAAAGAGAACGAAGCCAAGGATGGTCACAATATCATCGGACAGTTCGGTGTTGGCTTCTATGCTGCGTTTATGGTAGCAGATGACGTAATTGTGATCAGTAAGGCGCTTGGTAGCGACGAGGCCTTTAAATGGGAGTCTAAGGGCGCTGATGGCTATACTATCGAGCCTGTCGAGAAGGATTCTGTAGGTACTGAAGTGATTTTGAAGATTAAAGAGAATACTGAAGAAGATCAATACGATGAATACTTGGAAGAGTATCGCCTGAAATCCATCATTAAAAAATATTCTGACTTCATTCGTTTCCCAATTAAAATGGACGTGAAGGAGCAAAAGCCAAAAGAAGGCACAGAGAACGAGTTCGAGGAAGTTGTTCAAGAACAAACCGTGAACAGTATGGTGCCAATCTGGCGGAAGAACAAAAACGAGTTGACAACAGAAGATTACGATAACTTCTATGCAGAGAAACGTTACGGCTTCGATAAGCCGCTTAAACATATTCATATCAGTGCCGATGGTGCTGTAGTGTACAATGCAATCCTGTTCATCCCAGAAAATACACCGTTTGACTACTACACAAAGGAATATGAAAAAGGTCTTGAGCTCTATTCCAATGGTGTATTGATCATGAATAAATGTGCGGATCTGCTGCCTGACTATTTTAGCTTTGTAAAAGGTATGGTAGATTCAGAGGATCTTTCGCTAAACATCTCCAGAGAAATGCTCCAGCATGACCGTCAGCTGACTCTGATCGCTAAGAACATTAAGAATAAAGTGAAGAGTCAACTGCAAAGCTTGCTGAAGGATGAAAGAGAGAAGTATGAGCAGTTCTATAACGCTTTTGGCAGACAGCTTAAGTTTGGTGTGTACAACGATTATGGAATGCACAAAGAAACACTTCAAGATTTGCTGATGTTCTACTCCTCCAAGGAGAAGAAGCTGGTAACGCTGGACGAATATGTGTCAAGAATGCCAGAAGATCAGAAGTATATCTACTATGCATCCGGAGAGTCGATCGACAGAATCGAAAAGCTCCCACAGACCGAGCTTGTATCGGATAAAGGGTATGAAATTCTTTACTTCACTGATGATATTGATGAATTTTCGATCAAGATGATCATGTCTTATAAAGAAAAAGAATTTAAATCCGTATCCAGTGGTGATCTGGGTATCGAAGCAGACGAAGCGGACAAGCCAACGGAAGCGGAAGAGAACGAAAACAAGGAGCTTTTTGAAGCGATGAAGGACATCTTGTCCGGCAAAGTGAAGAATGTTAAAGCTTCCAAACGTTTAAAGACTCATCCGGTATGCCTCTCAGCTGAAGGCGAATTGACAATCGAGATGGAAAAAATCCTGAAATCGATGCCGAATGGGCAAGAGGTTCAAGCGGATAAGGTACTCGAAATCAACATCCATCACGAAGTCTTCCAGTCTTTGAAAGCGGCAGCTGAGAACGATAAAGAGAAGCTCGGTTTATACACGAACCTGCTGTACAACCAAGCTCTGCTGATCGAAGGATTGCAAGTTAGTGATCCTGTTCAATTCACCAATGATATTTGCAAAATCATGAAATAA
- the metG gene encoding methionine--tRNA ligase, with product MSNVFIGGAWPYANGSLHLGRLSSVLPGDVLARYFRSKGDNVLYVSGSDCHGTPVAVQAANEGITPEAFASRYHEEFLKCFEQLGFSYDLYTRTDQQQHHKVVQELFIELLKNGHLYKKTIAQCYCEADQRFLPDRYVEGTCPVCGQRARGDQCDYCSTILDPADLLDRVCKLCGNTPTERPTEHFYLSLSKFQSELTDYVDEAVHWRENAVKLTKRYLKEELQDRAVTRDLSWGVDVPIAGFEDKKIYVWIEAVSGYLSASKQWAAQSGRSWEDFWSEEQEDITAYYVHGKDNIPFHTLIWPAVLLGARELHLPDRIISSEYLTLEGQKFSTSRNWAVWVPDILERYHPDSIRYFLIANGPEKRDTDFSWREFIYSHNGELLGAFGNFVNRSLAFVDKFYEGIVPSGKLDKGWSDNIDLLYLESGRLIEAGDLKDALEYIFFYVRKANQYFDWQKPWIQVKEDREACNNSIFTCVQIIANLANLLHPFLPFSCEKIRGFLSLELPKWKPCSVPPYQQVTDLQLLFERIDITCIKEEEDRLVQQQVNK from the coding sequence ATGAGTAATGTGTTTATAGGCGGTGCTTGGCCGTATGCGAATGGATCTTTACATCTTGGAAGATTATCAAGTGTGTTGCCTGGAGATGTGCTGGCACGCTATTTTCGCAGCAAGGGGGATAACGTTTTATATGTGTCAGGCAGCGATTGTCATGGCACACCTGTAGCGGTTCAGGCTGCTAATGAAGGGATCACACCCGAAGCTTTTGCAAGTCGATACCACGAAGAGTTTCTGAAGTGTTTTGAACAGCTGGGATTTAGTTATGATCTTTATACTCGTACGGATCAACAGCAGCATCATAAGGTCGTGCAGGAGTTGTTTATAGAGTTACTAAAGAATGGACATTTATATAAAAAAACCATAGCGCAATGTTACTGTGAGGCGGATCAGCGATTTTTGCCAGACAGATATGTGGAAGGGACTTGTCCAGTCTGTGGACAGCGGGCGCGTGGAGATCAATGCGATTATTGTTCTACGATTCTAGATCCTGCCGATTTGTTAGACAGAGTCTGTAAATTATGTGGGAATACACCGACAGAACGACCGACAGAACATTTTTATCTTAGCTTATCTAAATTTCAATCTGAATTAACGGATTACGTAGACGAAGCAGTACACTGGAGAGAAAATGCAGTAAAACTGACCAAACGATATTTGAAGGAGGAGCTTCAGGATCGGGCAGTAACCAGAGACTTATCTTGGGGCGTAGATGTTCCTATAGCTGGATTTGAAGACAAGAAGATTTATGTCTGGATTGAGGCGGTAAGTGGTTATTTATCAGCCAGTAAGCAGTGGGCTGCACAGTCTGGGCGGAGCTGGGAAGATTTTTGGTCAGAGGAACAAGAGGACATCACCGCTTATTATGTCCATGGTAAAGATAATATTCCTTTTCACACCCTGATATGGCCAGCCGTCTTATTAGGAGCAAGAGAACTACATTTACCGGATCGGATTATATCCAGCGAATATTTAACCCTTGAAGGGCAGAAGTTCTCCACTAGCCGTAATTGGGCAGTCTGGGTACCTGATATTCTAGAGCGGTATCATCCGGACTCTATTCGTTATTTCTTAATTGCCAACGGGCCTGAGAAGCGGGATACGGATTTTTCCTGGAGAGAGTTTATTTATAGTCATAATGGTGAGCTGCTTGGAGCATTTGGTAACTTTGTGAATCGTTCATTGGCTTTTGTAGATAAGTTTTATGAAGGGATCGTGCCAAGTGGAAAGTTAGATAAGGGGTGGAGCGATAACATTGACCTCTTGTATCTGGAGTCAGGACGCCTAATTGAAGCGGGAGATTTGAAGGATGCGCTCGAGTATATTTTCTTTTATGTACGTAAGGCAAATCAGTATTTTGATTGGCAAAAGCCTTGGATTCAGGTAAAAGAGGATCGGGAAGCTTGTAATAATTCAATATTTACTTGTGTGCAGATTATTGCTAATTTGGCGAATTTGCTGCATCCGTTTCTACCCTTTTCTTGTGAGAAGATTCGGGGGTTCTTATCGCTTGAACTACCGAAATGGAAGCCCTGCTCAGTTCCCCCTTATCAACAGGTAACTGATTTACAATTGTTGTTTGAACGAATTGATATTACTTGTATTAAAGAAGAGGAGGATAGACTAGTTCAACAACAAGTGAATAAATAG
- the dapA gene encoding 4-hydroxy-tetrahydrodipicolinate synthase — protein sequence MLTEQQIYGIYVPVVTPFNAAGEVDLDSYQRYVKNIINNSIQGLVVNGTTGESPTVTVYEMQLLVNTSRELLQSTSIPLVVGTGTNDTASTVARTEIAANLGADCALVVVPYYSRPSQEGIIAHFRKAAEVGIPIMAYDIPSRTGTAMTLDTARTILEMNNVVGLKDCSGSTKMVTELVRTGSKPVLGGDDSLFYEMLSSGAAGGMLATANVYPAECIRIYEAFKSCQFDLAKENFEQLLPIIRLLFKESNPAPIKWMLSQNGLINSDTLRLPMTSISTALQQELSSYVQDNAIEATA from the coding sequence ATGCTTACAGAACAACAGATTTATGGAATTTATGTCCCCGTGGTCACCCCGTTCAATGCTGCTGGTGAAGTCGATCTGGATTCGTATCAGCGTTATGTAAAGAACATTATTAACAACAGCATACAAGGTCTGGTCGTTAATGGAACCACCGGTGAATCGCCAACTGTAACCGTATATGAAATGCAGCTTCTAGTAAACACTTCTCGTGAGCTTTTACAATCTACATCTATCCCCTTAGTAGTCGGTACAGGAACCAATGACACAGCTTCTACGGTAGCACGCACAGAGATCGCAGCTAACCTTGGTGCAGATTGCGCACTAGTTGTCGTCCCTTATTATAGTCGTCCATCGCAAGAAGGCATCATTGCCCATTTCCGCAAAGCAGCAGAAGTAGGTATTCCGATCATGGCTTATGACATTCCAAGTCGTACTGGTACTGCAATGACTCTAGATACTGCACGTACAATCCTAGAAATGAATAATGTTGTCGGATTAAAAGACTGCTCAGGTAGCACCAAAATGGTTACTGAGCTAGTTCGTACAGGTAGCAAACCTGTGCTTGGCGGCGACGATTCACTCTTTTATGAAATGCTTAGCTCCGGGGCAGCTGGCGGTATGCTTGCTACTGCGAACGTTTATCCAGCAGAATGTATCCGTATATACGAAGCCTTCAAATCGTGTCAATTCGACTTGGCAAAAGAAAACTTTGAACAACTACTGCCGATCATCCGTCTCTTGTTCAAGGAATCGAACCCCGCTCCAATCAAATGGATGCTTAGCCAGAATGGCCTAATCAATTCGGATACGCTTCGCCTCCCAATGACTTCCATCAGCACAGCGCTTCAGCAAGAGCTTAGTTCTTATGTTCAGGACAATGCAATTGAAGCGACTGCATAA